In a single window of the Lebetimonas sp. JH292 genome:
- the hypB gene encoding hydrogenase nickel incorporation protein HypB: protein MCTECGCGTHGHEHHHKHEHNHEHRHDHNEELINEDIKNNPQLNHKVKVIEKILSKNNAMADEIREKFNEHKITCFNMMSSPGSGKTTTLENLSDKLPFKFAVIEGDLETSRDADRIRNKGIWSFQLQTGRACHLDAGMVKNAMPHFPYEDTEVAFIENVGNLVCPASYDVGAHYNMVFVSVPEGDDKIEKYPVMFRRADIVVITKCDMLDFFDFDIEKAKVAADKLKPGVPVVLLNNKTGEGLDEIINWISEKRKEHLSKL from the coding sequence ATGTGTACAGAATGCGGATGCGGAACACATGGACATGAGCATCATCATAAGCATGAACATAATCATGAACATAGGCATGATCATAACGAGGAATTAATAAATGAAGATATTAAAAACAATCCTCAGTTGAATCATAAAGTTAAAGTTATAGAAAAAATTTTAAGTAAAAATAATGCAATGGCTGATGAAATCAGGGAAAAATTCAATGAACACAAAATTACATGTTTTAATATGATGAGCTCCCCGGGAAGCGGTAAAACAACGACACTTGAAAATCTTTCCGATAAACTTCCTTTTAAATTTGCCGTAATTGAAGGGGATTTGGAAACAAGCAGGGATGCCGACAGAATTAGAAACAAAGGTATCTGGTCTTTCCAATTACAAACAGGAAGAGCCTGCCATTTGGACGCTGGTATGGTAAAAAACGCTATGCCCCATTTTCCATATGAAGACACAGAAGTCGCTTTTATTGAAAATGTGGGGAATTTAGTCTGTCCGGCGAGTTATGATGTGGGAGCACATTATAATATGGTATTTGTCAGCGTTCCGGAAGGCGACGATAAAATTGAAAAATACCCTGTTATGTTCAGAAGGGCCGATATTGTAGTAATTACAAAATGTGATATGCTTGATTTTTTTGATTTTGATATAGAAAAGGCAAAAGTTGCCGCTGATAAACTCAAACCGGGAGTGCCTGTAGTGCTGCTTAACAATAAAACAGGTGAAGGTCTTGATGAAATTATTAACTGGATTAGTGAAAAAAGAAAAGAGCACTTAAGTAAATTATGA
- the acs gene encoding acetate--CoA ligase: MTSEIYYPHKELFKNPVFKSMDDYKEMLEKFEKDFEGTWAKLAKEKITWFKEFEQVLDESNAPFYKWFVGGKLNVTYQCIDRHLEDKKNKAAIIWEGDNGENKTITYLQLYKEVNKFANLLKNFGVQKGDRVVIYMPMIPEAAYAMLACARIGAIHSVVFGGFSAEALKDRIIDANAKIVITADGAFRKGAPYMLKPTVDKALEGIDFVEKVIVVERNNEDIEWIEGRDVSYNELIQNQSSKCDPEVMDSEDPLFLLYTSGSTGKPKGVQHSQAGYLLWSQLTMEWVFDIKDNDTFWCTADIGWITGHTYIVYGPLAAGATTVMFEGVATYPDAGRAWKMVENYKINQFYTAPTAIRLLHKIGPDEPKKYDLSSLRILGTVGEPIDPAAWKWYYDRVGGGRCSIVDTWWQTETGGHMISPLPAATPIKPGSATFPLPGIFAEIIDENGNKMPENEKGLLCITKPWPSMIRTIWGDPERFVKSYFSTAKKNGKAVYFSGDGAIYDKDGYIWITGRVDDVINVSGHRLGTAEIEDAVKFHPEVAEVAVVGKPDEIKGESVFAYIVLKNPENIAEELEFIKEVNEIIKREIGAIATVDNFAFVPGLPKTRSGKVMRRILRAIAKGEEITQDTSTLENPQVVEEIIAIVNTCEL; encoded by the coding sequence ATGACAAGTGAAATTTATTATCCTCATAAAGAATTATTCAAAAATCCTGTGTTTAAAAGTATGGATGATTACAAAGAAATGTTGGAAAAATTTGAAAAAGATTTCGAAGGGACATGGGCAAAACTTGCAAAAGAAAAAATTACATGGTTTAAAGAGTTTGAACAGGTTCTGGATGAAAGCAACGCACCCTTTTACAAATGGTTTGTCGGAGGAAAATTAAATGTTACTTATCAGTGCATAGACAGACATCTTGAAGATAAAAAAAATAAAGCCGCTATTATCTGGGAAGGCGATAACGGAGAAAATAAAACAATCACATATCTTCAGCTTTATAAAGAAGTTAATAAATTTGCAAATCTGTTAAAAAATTTCGGTGTTCAAAAAGGGGACAGAGTCGTAATTTATATGCCTATGATTCCGGAAGCCGCATATGCAATGCTTGCATGTGCAAGAATAGGAGCAATTCACAGCGTAGTGTTCGGAGGGTTTTCCGCAGAGGCATTGAAAGACAGAATCATAGACGCAAATGCCAAAATAGTGATAACAGCCGACGGGGCATTTAGAAAAGGCGCTCCTTATATGTTAAAACCCACCGTTGACAAGGCTCTTGAAGGAATTGATTTTGTAGAAAAAGTAATTGTTGTGGAAAGAAACAATGAAGATATAGAATGGATAGAGGGAAGAGATGTAAGCTATAATGAGCTTATTCAAAATCAATCAAGCAAATGCGATCCGGAAGTGATGGACAGCGAAGATCCGTTGTTTTTACTTTATACATCAGGCTCAACTGGTAAACCGAAAGGTGTACAACACTCCCAGGCCGGATACCTTCTCTGGTCTCAGCTTACAATGGAATGGGTATTTGACATCAAAGATAATGACACTTTCTGGTGCACAGCCGATATAGGATGGATTACAGGTCATACATATATAGTTTACGGACCTCTTGCAGCCGGGGCAACAACGGTTATGTTTGAGGGAGTTGCCACTTATCCGGATGCAGGAAGAGCCTGGAAAATGGTTGAAAATTATAAAATCAACCAGTTTTATACTGCTCCTACGGCAATAAGACTTCTTCATAAAATCGGTCCTGATGAACCAAAAAAATACGATTTAAGTTCACTACGAATATTGGGTACCGTAGGCGAACCGATAGACCCTGCTGCGTGGAAATGGTATTATGACAGAGTAGGGGGAGGAAGATGTTCAATTGTTGATACATGGTGGCAAACAGAAACAGGAGGTCATATGATTTCCCCTCTTCCTGCGGCAACACCTATTAAGCCGGGAAGTGCAACATTTCCTCTTCCTGGAATTTTTGCCGAAATTATAGATGAAAACGGTAATAAAATGCCTGAAAACGAAAAAGGTCTTTTATGTATAACCAAACCGTGGCCGAGTATGATAAGAACTATCTGGGGTGATCCTGAGAGATTTGTAAAAAGTTATTTCTCCACTGCAAAAAAGAACGGAAAAGCTGTATATTTCTCCGGAGACGGTGCAATTTATGATAAAGACGGTTATATCTGGATTACAGGAAGGGTGGACGATGTTATCAATGTCTCAGGACACAGACTTGGAACCGCAGAAATAGAAGATGCCGTTAAATTCCATCCTGAAGTTGCCGAAGTTGCGGTTGTAGGAAAACCTGACGAAATAAAAGGTGAAAGTGTATTCGCATATATTGTACTTAAAAATCCTGAAAATATTGCAGAAGAGCTTGAATTCATTAAAGAAGTAAATGAAATTATCAAAAGAGAAATAGGAGCCATTGCAACAGTTGACAATTTTGCATTTGTTCCGGGACTTCCAAAAACAAGAAGCGGTAAAGTTATGAGAAGAATTTTAAGAGCCATTGCAAAAGGCGAAGAAATTACGCAGGATACTTCAACTCTTGAAAATCCTCAGGTTGTTGAAGAAATTATCGCAATAGTTAACACCTGCGAACTTTAA
- a CDS encoding energy-coupling factor ABC transporter ATP-binding protein — protein MDNGECKMENIIELENVEFFYDEKVLDNINLKIKKNEKISLLGCNGSGKSTLLRILAALYFPKKGDYFFEGKKVNKKLSKQLRKKIGILFQNPDSMIFNPTVFDEISFSLKEFGFEDIEERVVNISKEFGIEKYLKKSPINLSGGEKQKVMLASILAYEPEILLLDEPTTAMDPKTTGWFIDFLLEIDKTVVLATHDLSVAYETTERAVVMNEGHKIIYDGDMEELMKDLDVLLKANLIHKHKHKHKNFAHSHYHLHF, from the coding sequence ATGGATAACGGAGAATGTAAAATGGAAAATATTATTGAACTTGAAAATGTGGAATTTTTTTATGATGAAAAAGTACTTGATAATATAAATTTAAAAATTAAAAAAAATGAAAAAATTTCTTTACTTGGATGCAACGGAAGCGGCAAATCCACACTTCTTAGAATTTTGGCTGCTCTTTATTTCCCCAAAAAAGGCGATTATTTTTTTGAAGGTAAGAAAGTAAATAAAAAATTATCCAAACAATTAAGAAAAAAAATAGGTATACTTTTTCAAAATCCGGATTCGATGATTTTTAACCCTACTGTATTTGACGAAATTTCATTTTCACTCAAAGAATTCGGATTTGAAGATATTGAAGAGAGGGTGGTTAATATTTCAAAAGAATTTGGAATAGAAAAATATCTTAAAAAATCCCCTATTAATTTAAGCGGAGGTGAAAAACAAAAAGTAATGTTGGCTTCCATTTTGGCTTACGAACCCGAAATTTTACTTTTGGATGAGCCTACAACTGCCATGGATCCAAAAACAACAGGCTGGTTTATAGATTTTTTGCTTGAAATTGATAAAACTGTTGTTTTGGCTACACATGATTTAAGTGTGGCTTATGAAACAACCGAGAGGGCCGTGGTTATGAATGAAGGACATAAAATTATTTATGACGGAGATATGGAAGAGCTTATGAAAGATTTGGATGTTTTATTAAAAGCCAATCTTATTCACAAGCATAAACACAAACACAAAAATTTTGCACATTCCCATTATCATTTACATTTTTAG
- a CDS encoding YihY family inner membrane protein: MDTKKTIKNSYIFLKHLKEDILDEITLYAAAMSFYTIFSLVPILLIILSFIAGSPFFSDIYDKLEGFISSNLLPTNKEIISSYLQNFLTNSSKMGIIGGIYIVVTSILFFNNFEEIVSRIFKQDKRNIWERIKLYWTMITLFPILFGVAMYLSIKFQFFLDKSTLTSWIKFGKILPFLLIWITFFLSYKIVLINEKTTSTLISSFIVTISFFIAKNTFIYYVLINKTYTSIYGSIATLMFVFLWIYINWIIYIGGIYLIKYLDIITEKKEKLWIFQKLNQPKMKQ; this comes from the coding sequence ATGGATACAAAAAAAACTATTAAAAATTCTTATATTTTTCTTAAACATTTAAAAGAAGATATTTTGGATGAAATTACACTATATGCCGCAGCTATGAGTTTTTATACAATTTTTTCTCTTGTCCCTATTCTTCTTATCATTCTTTCTTTTATAGCAGGCTCTCCTTTTTTTTCGGATATATATGATAAATTGGAAGGTTTTATATCTTCAAACCTGCTTCCTACAAATAAAGAAATAATCTCATCTTATCTTCAAAATTTTTTGACAAATTCATCCAAAATGGGAATAATCGGAGGTATTTATATAGTGGTGACATCTATTCTGTTTTTTAATAACTTCGAAGAAATAGTCTCAAGAATTTTTAAACAGGATAAAAGGAATATCTGGGAGAGAATAAAACTTTACTGGACAATGATTACGCTTTTTCCGATTCTTTTCGGAGTTGCTATGTATCTGTCTATAAAATTTCAGTTTTTTCTTGACAAATCCACTTTGACATCATGGATAAAATTCGGGAAAATTCTTCCTTTTTTACTTATTTGGATAACATTTTTTTTATCGTATAAAATAGTTTTAATAAACGAAAAAACAACATCAACGCTAATTTCTTCATTTATTGTAACAATCTCCTTTTTTATAGCTAAAAACACATTTATTTATTATGTGTTGATCAATAAAACATATACATCTATTTACGGTTCCATTGCCACTTTAATGTTTGTGTTTTTATGGATTTATATTAACTGGATAATCTATATAGGCGGAATTTACTTAATTAAATATTTGGATATAATTACAGAAAAAAAGGAGAAATTATGGATATTTCAAAAATTAAACCAACCGAAGATGAAGCAGTAA
- a CDS encoding energy-coupling factor transporter transmembrane protein EcfT, whose amino-acid sequence MIKSIIVFNLGVSLGYIIMAFIKHLSPWHYILYINLKVYSLTYFVFWFFAIISPVQFMAFSKDLGYLTTITLSQIFSYKKTFEDFKLAFKSRVLKLTDKDPKFITRTFEFFLNKALHDANERTLAMKARGFFDNG is encoded by the coding sequence GTGATAAAATCAATTATTGTTTTTAATTTAGGTGTCAGTTTGGGTTATATTATAATGGCTTTTATTAAACATCTTTCTCCATGGCACTATATTTTGTATATCAATCTTAAAGTTTATTCCCTTACATATTTTGTCTTCTGGTTTTTTGCTATAATTTCTCCCGTACAGTTTATGGCTTTTTCAAAAGATTTGGGATATTTAACGACAATTACACTCTCTCAGATTTTTTCTTATAAAAAAACATTCGAAGATTTTAAATTGGCATTTAAAAGCAGGGTTTTAAAACTCACAGACAAAGATCCGAAATTTATAACAAGAACATTTGAATTTTTTTTAAATAAAGCATTACATGATGCAAATGAAAGGACGTTGGCTATGAAAGCAAGGGGATTTTTTGATAATGGATAA
- a CDS encoding HypC/HybG/HupF family hydrogenase formation chaperone, whose translation MCLAIPSKVLKVDEKNMAEVDTLGVKRKVSLDLIQEEVKPGDYVLIHVGYAMSKIDEKFALESIEVYKQLAEASMEDENPIAPEDLVKEEGPLLYKPEAENE comes from the coding sequence ATGTGTTTGGCAATACCGAGTAAAGTTTTAAAAGTTGATGAAAAAAATATGGCCGAAGTTGATACATTGGGGGTTAAAAGAAAAGTAAGCCTTGATTTAATCCAGGAAGAGGTAAAACCGGGCGACTATGTATTAATTCATGTCGGATATGCTATGAGTAAAATTGATGAAAAATTTGCACTCGAAAGTATTGAAGTGTATAAACAGCTGGCGGAAGCTTCGATGGAGGATGAAAATCCGATTGCACCTGAAGATTTGGTAAAAGAAGAAGGTCCGCTTTTATATAAACCGGAGGCTGAGAATGAGTGA
- the ubiE gene encoding bifunctional demethylmenaquinone methyltransferase/2-methoxy-6-polyprenyl-1,4-benzoquinol methylase UbiE — translation MQKKIVEMFDSIAPKYDVANRILSLGIDKKWRKEAVQEAVGKIDKDDLKILDVACGTGDMIDIWKNTIKNKKLKICGLDPSKGMLEVAKKRFPEINFYNSYATEIPCEDNSVDAVSISFGIRNVLEIEKALREFNRILKENGKLLILEFVKSNKEKKFRKCIDFYTNKFLPKIGGIITKNKEAYEYLPKSIENFYTVNELRDLLKKAGFEVEKVKLFNFSQVAMIIAEKAGKPAN, via the coding sequence ATGCAGAAAAAAATAGTTGAAATGTTTGATTCCATTGCTCCCAAATATGATGTTGCAAACAGAATATTAAGTTTGGGGATTGATAAAAAATGGAGAAAAGAGGCTGTACAGGAAGCTGTTGGCAAAATAGATAAAGATGATTTAAAAATACTGGATGTCGCCTGCGGTACGGGTGATATGATTGATATATGGAAAAATACGATTAAAAATAAAAAACTTAAAATATGCGGTTTGGACCCAAGCAAAGGAATGCTTGAAGTAGCAAAAAAAAGGTTTCCGGAAATTAATTTTTATAACTCATATGCGACTGAAATTCCCTGCGAAGACAATTCAGTTGATGCTGTTTCTATATCTTTTGGTATAAGAAATGTTTTGGAAATTGAAAAAGCCCTGAGAGAATTTAACAGAATTTTAAAAGAAAACGGCAAACTTTTAATTTTGGAATTTGTAAAATCGAATAAAGAGAAAAAATTTAGAAAATGTATAGATTTTTATACAAATAAGTTTTTACCTAAAATAGGGGGAATTATTACAAAAAACAAAGAGGCGTATGAATATCTGCCTAAATCCATTGAAAATTTTTATACGGTAAATGAACTGAGAGATTTATTAAAAAAAGCAGGTTTTGAGGTTGAAAAAGTTAAACTGTTTAATTTTTCACAGGTTGCCATGATTATTGCTGAGAAAGCAGGAAAACCTGCCAATTAA
- the cbiM gene encoding cobalt transporter CbiM has product MHIPDGYLSPTTVAVSYAVMVPLWAYGFKKLKERLDEKTLPLLGTLSALSFLIMMFNVPVPGGTSGHAIGTALIAIMFDPWIAFISVSFVLLTQAVVFGDGGISTWAVNSFDMAFIAAFVGYYVFQWLKDKTRFAPFLAGYISINVAALSDAIILGIQPIFWHTANGHPLYFPFGLSVAIPAMMAAHLGVFGVVDGVFTQIVYSFLKRREKNSQEVAA; this is encoded by the coding sequence ATGCATATACCTGATGGTTATCTTTCACCAACAACTGTTGCTGTGAGTTATGCGGTAATGGTGCCTTTGTGGGCATACGGATTTAAAAAATTAAAAGAAAGACTGGATGAAAAAACTCTTCCTCTGCTTGGAACATTAAGTGCACTTAGTTTTTTAATTATGATGTTTAATGTTCCTGTGCCGGGGGGAACAAGCGGCCACGCAATAGGAACGGCCCTGATTGCCATTATGTTTGACCCGTGGATTGCCTTTATTTCTGTATCGTTTGTTTTGTTGACTCAGGCGGTAGTGTTTGGAGACGGGGGAATAAGCACCTGGGCTGTAAATTCGTTTGATATGGCGTTTATTGCCGCATTTGTCGGTTATTATGTTTTTCAATGGTTGAAAGACAAAACAAGATTTGCTCCGTTTTTAGCAGGATATATTTCTATAAATGTGGCGGCTTTATCTGATGCAATAATTCTTGGGATTCAGCCAATTTTCTGGCATACTGCGAACGGACATCCTTTATATTTTCCATTTGGATTAAGTGTGGCTATTCCAGCTATGATGGCAGCACATTTGGGAGTTTTCGGTGTAGTTGACGGTGTATTTACTCAAATAGTATACAGTTTTCTTAAAAGAAGAGAAAAAAATTCTCAGGAGGTTGCGGCATGA
- a CDS encoding PDGLE domain-containing protein has translation MNKKVKTALIIMVIMIAAVPVGLLTSAPAFGEWDNDYYQKVLGFIPKGLANFPQLAHPLLPDYSLPGTNDVLGYYVSAVVGSAVVFIILYLIGKFFAKKNTHS, from the coding sequence ATGAATAAGAAAGTTAAAACTGCTTTGATTATAATGGTTATTATGATTGCGGCTGTTCCAGTTGGCTTATTAACAAGTGCACCCGCTTTTGGAGAATGGGACAATGATTATTATCAAAAAGTATTAGGATTTATTCCAAAAGGACTGGCTAATTTTCCACAGTTGGCCCATCCTCTGCTTCCGGATTATTCTCTTCCGGGGACAAATGATGTTTTGGGATATTATGTCAGTGCGGTAGTTGGAAGCGCAGTAGTTTTTATAATCTTATATTTGATAGGAAAATTTTTTGCCAAAAAAAATACTCATAGTTAG
- a CDS encoding ABC transporter ATP-binding protein: MKLKINNLEFSYKSSKILQDITFEAKKGEIVSISGKNGAGKSTLLKNIAKILKPLKGTVYLNEKNLNKLKINEFAKTIGYVSQKNDITDLNTYDYLMLGRKPYFKFFPKKEDIDKVNEIIEKLNLNELKNKQINEISGGEFQKIAIARAIVQESKILLLDEPTNNLDLKNQLEILNFIKKITKEKELITIIIIHDINLSLKYSDKLIFMKNGIIKYQCKKNEINKNILKDIYEINLNIFFYNNTPVIIC; this comes from the coding sequence ATGAAATTAAAAATAAATAATCTTGAATTTTCTTATAAAAGTTCAAAAATATTACAAGATATTACTTTTGAGGCTAAAAAAGGGGAAATTGTTTCTATTTCAGGAAAGAACGGAGCAGGGAAATCCACATTGCTTAAAAATATAGCAAAAATATTAAAACCTTTAAAAGGCACTGTTTATTTAAATGAGAAAAACTTAAACAAATTAAAAATAAACGAGTTTGCCAAAACAATCGGTTATGTATCACAAAAAAACGATATTACCGATTTGAATACATATGATTATTTAATGCTTGGAAGAAAGCCTTATTTTAAGTTCTTTCCCAAAAAAGAAGATATTGATAAAGTAAATGAAATAATAGAAAAACTGAATTTAAATGAATTAAAAAATAAACAGATAAATGAAATAAGCGGAGGGGAATTTCAAAAAATTGCAATAGCGAGAGCTATTGTACAGGAGAGCAAAATATTATTGCTTGACGAGCCCACAAATAATCTTGATTTAAAAAATCAGTTGGAAATTCTTAATTTTATAAAAAAAATTACAAAAGAAAAAGAATTAATAACTATAATTATTATACATGATATAAATCTTTCTTTGAAATATTCGGATAAGCTGATATTTATGAAAAACGGAATAATTAAATATCAGTGTAAAAAGAATGAAATTAATAAAAATATTTTAAAAGATATTTATGAAATTAATTTAAATATATTTTTTTATAACAATACTCCTGTAATTATCTGTTGA
- the ppa gene encoding inorganic diphosphatase, translated as MDISKIKPTEDEAVNAVIEIPQRSNIKYEIDKVSGAVCLDRILYGSQFYPANYGFIPNTLADDGDPIDILVLSTESVVPGCVIKSRVIGVLIMEDENGQDEKIVAVPVTKLDPQMAKINSLEDLPEIKLNQIKHFFETYKDLEPGKWVKVTGFEGKEKAMELINKAIQNYNK; from the coding sequence ATGGATATTTCAAAAATTAAACCAACCGAAGATGAAGCAGTAAACGCTGTTATAGAAATTCCACAAAGAAGCAATATAAAATATGAAATAGATAAAGTTAGCGGTGCCGTATGTTTAGACAGAATTCTTTACGGAAGCCAGTTTTATCCTGCAAATTACGGTTTTATCCCAAATACTCTCGCAGATGACGGAGACCCGATTGATATATTGGTTCTTTCAACCGAAAGCGTTGTTCCGGGATGCGTTATTAAATCAAGGGTAATTGGTGTTTTAATAATGGAAGACGAAAACGGGCAGGATGAAAAAATAGTAGCCGTTCCTGTTACTAAACTGGACCCTCAAATGGCAAAAATTAATTCTTTGGAAGATTTACCTGAAATTAAACTAAATCAAATCAAACATTTTTTTGAAACATATAAAGACCTTGAGCCAGGCAAATGGGTTAAAGTTACAGGCTTTGAAGGAAAAGAAAAAGCGATGGAACTTATAAATAAAGCTATCCAAAACTATAACAAATAA
- the hypD gene encoding hydrogenase formation protein HypD, translating to MSELSLKDLYFKFRDPNTIKALSKEIHRLAKDLDEPMRVMEICGGHTHTIMKYGIKQLMPENIEFIHGPGCPVCVMPKERIDHAITLAKQPDVILATLGDMIRVPGSKSSLAKTRAEGYDIRALHSTFDVLNIAKENPDKKVVFFAIGFETTTPMTAALMKRAFDEGVKNIYYHINHVLVPPPMRAIMDSGEARINAFIGPSHVSVIIGAKSYQFLVDEYNTPVVVAGFEPVDVMESILMLLKQKLEKKPRVENQYKRVTTWDGNVLAQKMIDEFMEVRETFRWRGLGDIPFSALKLKDEYAEFDAEKIYADVLPNEPIDDHKLCICGKILRGLANPTDCKLFGKACTPSTPYGSCMVSDEGACNAYYRYAR from the coding sequence ATGAGTGAACTCAGTTTAAAAGATTTATATTTTAAATTCAGAGACCCAAACACCATAAAAGCTTTAAGTAAGGAAATCCACAGGCTTGCCAAAGATCTTGACGAGCCTATGAGGGTTATGGAAATTTGCGGAGGACATACTCATACCATCATGAAGTACGGTATCAAACAACTTATGCCTGAAAATATTGAATTTATTCACGGTCCCGGATGCCCTGTATGTGTAATGCCAAAAGAAAGAATAGACCATGCCATTACCTTGGCAAAACAGCCGGACGTCATACTTGCAACTCTCGGGGATATGATAAGGGTTCCGGGAAGCAAATCAAGCCTTGCAAAAACAAGGGCTGAAGGTTATGATATAAGAGCACTCCATTCCACTTTTGATGTTTTAAATATTGCAAAAGAAAATCCTGATAAAAAGGTTGTTTTTTTCGCAATAGGGTTTGAGACAACAACTCCTATGACCGCCGCACTTATGAAAAGAGCTTTTGATGAGGGAGTTAAAAATATTTATTATCATATAAATCATGTTTTGGTTCCGCCTCCGATGAGGGCTATTATGGACAGCGGGGAAGCAAGAATTAACGCTTTTATCGGTCCCAGTCACGTAAGTGTTATAATAGGGGCTAAAAGTTATCAGTTTTTAGTGGATGAATATAACACACCTGTTGTTGTTGCCGGGTTTGAACCGGTTGATGTTATGGAAAGTATTTTAATGTTGTTAAAACAAAAACTTGAAAAAAAACCCCGTGTTGAAAATCAGTATAAAAGAGTAACTACCTGGGATGGAAATGTGCTGGCTCAAAAAATGATTGATGAGTTTATGGAAGTGAGGGAAACTTTTAGATGGAGGGGGCTTGGAGACATACCTTTTTCCGCCCTTAAATTAAAAGATGAATATGCCGAGTTTGATGCTGAAAAAATATATGCGGATGTATTGCCAAATGAACCTATTGACGACCATAAATTATGTATTTGTGGAAAAATTTTAAGAGGTCTTGCAAATCCAACCGACTGTAAACTTTTCGGCAAGGCCTGTACTCCTTCAACCCCTTACGGAAGCTGTATGGTAAGTGATGAGGGTGCATGCAATGCTTATTACAGATATGCAAGATAA
- the hypE gene encoding hydrogenase expression/formation protein HypE codes for MNKITLAYGGGGEETNKLINELFYKYFNNDILTSAEDAAVLNANGKIAFTTDSFTVSPLFFNGGNIGKLAVAGTCNDLAMMGAKPEYLSCGFMIEEGLDFETLEKIVKTMSEELNKIGAKIVCGDTKVVPAGSVDKIFINTSGVGHIQKENISAHNLTPGDIVLVSRDIGKHGSIIMAHRYGVDTEAKTDCKILWNEIEALINEGIDIKALRDATRGGLSAVLNEWANASNIGIEINEEKVPVSNDVVGLCEIFGFEPMDLANEGTFIVAVSEKDAKKAEEILKKFNPNASVIGKVTQGNKVVLKSPWGSSRYIELPKGELLPRIC; via the coding sequence ATGAATAAAATAACTCTCGCATACGGCGGAGGAGGAGAAGAAACCAATAAACTGATAAATGAACTTTTTTATAAATATTTCAATAACGATATTTTAACAAGTGCCGAAGACGCAGCTGTTTTGAATGCAAACGGAAAAATAGCTTTTACGACTGATTCTTTTACCGTCAGCCCGCTTTTTTTCAACGGAGGAAATATAGGAAAACTTGCAGTTGCCGGAACCTGTAACGACTTGGCTATGATGGGTGCGAAACCTGAATATTTAAGCTGCGGTTTTATGATAGAAGAAGGTTTAGATTTTGAAACACTTGAAAAAATTGTAAAAACAATGAGTGAAGAGTTGAACAAAATAGGGGCGAAAATAGTCTGCGGTGATACAAAAGTCGTTCCTGCTGGAAGTGTTGATAAAATTTTTATAAATACCAGCGGAGTGGGGCATATACAAAAAGAAAACATTTCAGCCCATAATCTTACACCCGGAGATATTGTATTGGTTAGCAGAGATATTGGAAAACACGGCAGTATCATTATGGCCCACAGATACGGTGTGGATACCGAAGCAAAAACCGATTGTAAAATATTATGGAATGAAATAGAAGCTCTTATAAATGAAGGTATAGATATAAAAGCTTTGCGTGATGCAACAAGAGGCGGATTAAGCGCCGTTTTGAATGAATGGGCAAATGCAAGTAATATTGGTATTGAAATAAATGAGGAAAAAGTCCCTGTTAGTAATGATGTCGTGGGTCTTTGTGAAATTTTTGGATTTGAACCTATGGATTTGGCAAATGAAGGAACCTTTATTGTGGCCGTAAGTGAAAAAGATGCCAAAAAAGCTGAGGAAATATTAAAAAAATTTAATCCGAACGCTTCTGTTATAGGAAAAGTAACGCAGGGAAATAAAGTTGTATTAAAATCACCATGGGGTTCAAGCAGGTATATTGAACTTCCAAAAGGTGAATTGCTGCCGAGGATATGCTAA